In Apium graveolens cultivar Ventura chromosome 10, ASM990537v1, whole genome shotgun sequence, the following are encoded in one genomic region:
- the LOC141693065 gene encoding DNA repair protein RAD51 homolog, producing MEQQRVQKSVQETSTDQEEIQHGPFPVEQLQGSGIAAVDVKKLKDAGLCTVEAVAYSPRKELLLIKGISEAKVDKIVEAASKLVPMGFTSAGQLHAQREEIILITTGSRELDKVLEGGIETGSITEIYGEFRCGKTQLCHTLCVTCQLPLEQGGGEGKAMYIDAEGTFRPQRLLQIADRFGLNGADVLENVAYARAYNTDHQSRLLLEAASMMIETRFALVIVDSATALYRTDFSGRGELSARQMHLGKFLRSLQKLADEFGVAVVITNQVVSQVDGSAVFAGPQIKPIGGNIMAHASTTRLALRKGRGEERICKVISSPCLAEAEARFQIATEGVTDVKD from the exons ATGGAACAGCAGAGAGTTCAGAAATCAGTACAGGAAACTTCTACTGACCAAGAAGAGATTCAGCATGGCCCTTTCCCTGTTGAACAACTtcag GGCTCTGGGATTGCTGCTGTTGATGTAAAGAAACTTAAAGACGCAGGTCTTTGCACTGTCGAAGCTGTTGCATACTCTCCTAGGAAGGAGCTTCTGCTAATCAAAGGAATCAGTGAAGCTAAAGTTGACAAAATTGTTGAGGCAG CTTCAAAATTGGTCCCAATGGGCTTCACCAGTGCTGGTCAACTCCATGCTCAGAGGGAGGAAATCATTCTTATCACCACAGGATCCAGAGAACTTGACAAAGTATTGGAAG GAGGCATTGAGACAGGATCCATTACTGAAATATATGGCGAGTTCCGTTGCGGAAAGACTCAACTGTGTCACACACTCTGTGTTACTTGCCAA CTTCCTTTAGAACAAGGTGGCGGTGAAGGCAAGGCAATGTACATTGATGCCGAGGGGACTTTCAGACCACAAAGGCTCCTGCAAATAGCTGACAG ATTTGGGCTTAATGGGGCTGATGTTTTGGAGAATGTTGCATATGCTCGAGCATATAATACTGATCATCAATCAAGGCTTTTGCTCGAAGCAGCTTCAATGATGATTGAGACCAG GTTTGCACTAGTGATAGTGGACAGTGCAACTGCTCTGTATAGAACAGATTTTTCGGGAAGGGGAGAATTGTCAGCCAGGCAGATGCATCTTGGCAAGTTTTTGAGGAGCCTGCAAAAGTTAGCAGATGAG TTCGGCGTTGCTGTTGTAATTACCAACCAAGTTGTTTCCCAAGTGGATGGTTCTGCAGTTTTTGCAGGGCCTCAAATTAAACCAATTGGAGGGAACATCATGGCTCATGCTTCTACAACGAG GCTAGCTCTACGTAAAGGAAGAGGAGAGGAGCGAATTTGTAAAGTGATCAGTTCTCCTTGTTTGGCCGAAGCTGAAGCAAGGTTTCAGATTGCTACCGAAGGAGTAACAGATGTCAAGGACTGA
- the LOC141691374 gene encoding uncharacterized protein LOC141691374, with product MDIETESTRRELAKDPKRKVSRSNDPGWKYAFYPMPEVNKDVVKCILCGNSNHGGINRFKQHLIGGYPDIVKCPKTTKDITKEINDFVQNKKKRSKKNVQNFEEDSDDDDVQEIPSTAASNTLPSLKSTAESKGKAAAQPSNFKKPPLGSSKSVASMLMKTPEQVVEDRHRKGASQTTLENRLRTPEEKERVHMPIVNFFYECGIPFNAANSRSYEVMVESIGQYGPGLRPPTYHELRVPLLKKAKDETEKLKEKHEKAWKRYGCTLMSDGWTDRRGRSLINFLANSPEGTFFLGSVNASSESHDAQMLANLLESKIKEIGEKNVVQVVTDNGANYKLAGQILEIRMPTLFWTPCAAHCVDLMLEDIGKIPAFKKTINQARRCTTFIRHGRVLDAMREKTNGRDLIRTGATRFATAFLTLDSLQKKQEPLRFLFCGSDWTMSKLSKSENGRKVCDTVLSSVFWSNVGDCVDASLPLLQVLRIADGDERPALAEIAAAIDYAKAEVKKKFGGGKMAIRNKVVKIIDDRWNIQMGKSLHGASLFLNPGRYFDLLENDPDYASRLREDFNDVLEKMVKDRDTRNKISDYADAYKNTREGFTREMAIEHSKSKSPLDWWDAYGGRAIELQAFARRIVGLCASSSGCERNWSTFEFIHTKKRNRLEHQRLNDLVYVQYNRKIDSRFKKRRELGRKFDPLVFEDLEWANEWVGIEDRF from the exons ATGGATATCGAAACTGAAAGTACGCGGAGGGAATTGGCTAAAGATCCTAAAAGAAAAGTTAGTCGATCAAATGATCCCGGATGGAAGTATGCTTTTTATCCTATGCCGGAAGTTAACAAAGATGTTGTTAAATGTATTCTTTGCGGGAATTCAAATCATGGGGGAATTAATCGGTTTAAACAACACTTGATTGGTGGTTATCCGGATATTGTTAAATGTCCCAAAACAACCAAAGATATTACAAAAGAAATAAACGACTTTGTTCAAAATAAGAAGAAGAGGAGTAAAAAAAATGTGCAGAATTTTGAAGAGGACAGCGACGATGATGATGTTCAGGAAATTCCATCAACCGCGGCATCAAATACCTTACCAAGTTTAAAATCTACTGCTGAAAGTAAAGGGAAGGCTGCTGCCCAGCCATCTAACTTCAAAAAGCCGCCGTTAGGGAGCAGCAAGTCAGTAGCTTCTATGTTAATGAAGACCCCAGAACAGGTTGTGGAAGATAGGCATAGAAAAGGGGCAAGTCAAACCACTTTGGAGAACCGCCTAAGAACTCCGGAAGAGAAAGAAAGGGTCCATATGCCTATTGTAAATTTTTTCTATGAATGTGGGATTCCTTTCAATGCGGCGAACTCTAGGAGTTATGAGGTGATGGTTGAGTCCATAGGCCAATATGGCCCGGGTTTAAGGCCACCAACATATCATGAATTGAGGGTTCCTCTACTTAAAAAGGCGAAGGACGAAACTGAAAAATTGAAAGAAAAGCATGAAAAGGCTTGGAAGAGGTATGGTTGCACTCTTATGTCCGATGGGTGGACCGATAGGCGAGGAAGAAGTCTCATAAACTTCCTTGCGAATAGTCCCGAAGGTACTTTCTTTTTGGGTTCGGTTAATGCTTCAAGTGAATCACATGATGCACAAATGTTGGCAAACTTGCTTGAAAGTAAGATAAAGGAAATTGGTGAGAAAAATGTTGTGCAAGTTGTGACGGACAATGGGGCGAACTACAAGCTAGCCGGTCAGATCTTGGAAATAAGGATGCCTACTTTATTTTGGACTCCATGTGCTGCACATTGTGTTGATTTGATGTTGGAGGACATTGGCAAAATTCCAGCATTTAAGAAGACAATCAACCAGGCAAGAAGATGCACTACATTTATTAGGCATGGGCGTGTTCTTGATGCTATGAGGGAGAAGACTAATGGGAGGGACCTAATCAGGACTGGAGCTACGAGGTTTGCCACTGCTTTTCTTACATTGGATAGTTTGCAAAAAAAACAGGAACCATTGCGTTTCTTGTTTTGTGGGTCGGATTGGACCATGTCAAAGTTATCAAAATCAGAAAATGGAAGGAAAGTTTGTGACACTGTTCTCTCGTCCGTCTTTTGGAGTAATGTTGGAGATTGTGTAGATGCATCACTGCCACTTCTTCAAGTGTTGCGCATTGCTGATGGTGATGAAAGGCCTGCTTTGGCTGAAATTGCAGCTGCTATTGATTATGCAAAAGCCGAAGtcaagaagaaatttggaggTGGAAAAATGGCAATCCGGAACAAAGTGGTGAAAATCATTGATGATCGTTGGAATATTCAAATGGGAAAATCATTACATGGAGCTTCTTTGTTTCTTAATCCCGGGAGATACTTTGATCTTCTTGAAAACGATCCCGACTATGCCTCACGACTTAGAGAAGATTTCAACGATGTGCTTGAGAAGATGGTCAAGGATAGGGATACAAGGAACAAAATAAGTGATTATGCGGATGCCTACAAAAATACTCGGGAAGGCTTTACAAGGGAAATGGCAATTGAGCATAGCAAGTCAAAAAGTCCTC TTGATTGGTGGGATGCATATGGAGGCCGTGCGATTGAGCTTCAAGCATTTGCTAGGCGTATTGTTGGTTTATGTGCATCATCTTCCGGTTGTGAACGTAATTGGAGTACATTTGAGTTT ATACATACAAAGAAGAGGAATAGGTTGGAACATCAACGTTTGAATGACTTGGTGTATGTCCAATACAACCGGAAGATTGATTCAAGATTCAAAAAGAGACGTGAGCTAGGAAGGAAATTTGATCCACTTGTATTTGAGGACTTGGAATGGGCTAATGAGTGGGTTGGCATTGAGGATAGGTTTTAG
- the LOC141693066 gene encoding uncharacterized protein LOC141693066 isoform X2 → MQVWTHFLLQLWSFCIRSLLYKLQALNKGGAKRALGQWYDRVETEMDISLEKIGRWGKKLDITHFHAPQRELSVKALSLVLNIL, encoded by the exons ATGCAG GTGTGGACACACTTTCTGTTACAACTGTGGAGCTTCTGTATCCGGTCACTACTGTACAAACTGCAAGCATTGAATAAAGGAG GAGCAAAGAGGGCTCTAGGACAATGGTATGACAGGGTTGAAACAGAGATGGATATATCTTTGGAGAAGATCGGTAG ATGGGGAAAGAAGTTGGATATAACTCACTTTCATGCCCCTCAAAGAGAGTTATCTGTAAAGGCCCTTTCGTTGGTTCTCAATATATTATAA
- the LOC141693066 gene encoding E3 ubiquitin-protein ligase RSL1-like isoform X1 — MRIKHHEREPARKSSVSSSFTCGICADRKPYKKSFAIKGCTHSYCSDCIRQYVTGKVQDKITRIYCPVSGCHGRLKPEHCRSILPSRVYDKWGDALCEAVISSRDKFYCPFKNCSALLVKGSDYRDIFESECPICHRLFCARCKVPWHSEITCREFQRLHKDERGREDILLMQLAKKKKWVRCSRCKFYVERTEGCLSMKCRCGHTFCYNCGASVSGHYCTNCKH; from the exons ATGAGGATCAAACATCACGAAAG GGAACCCGCAAGGAAATCCTCAGTTTCATCAAGTTTCACGTGTGGCATTTGTGCGGATCGTAAACCATACAAGAAGTCATTTGCTATAAAGGGTTGTACTCACTCTTATTGTTCTGATTGCATTCGCCAGTACGTGACAGGCAAGGTTCAAGACAAGATTACCCGAATTTATTGCCCTGTTTCGGGATGTCATGGTAGGTTGAAGCCTGAACATTGTCGTTCTATCTTACCCTCTAGGGTGTATGATAAATGGGGAGATGCATTATGTGAGGCTGTGATTTCATCCCGGGATAAATTTTACTGTCCCTTTAAAAATTGTTCTGCACTTCTGGTTAAGGGTTCTGATTATAGAGACATTTTTGAGTCGGAATGTCCGATCTGCCATAGGTTGTTTTGTGCAAGGTGTAAGGTTCCTTGGCATTCCGAGATTACATGTAGGGAGTTCCAGAGGTTACATAAGGATGAGAGGGGAAGAGAGGATATTTTACTCATGCAGCTTGCCAAGAAAAAAAAATGGGTTCGGTGTTCCAGGTGCAAGTTCTATGTTGAAAGGACTGAAGGTTGCTTATCCATGAAATGCAG GTGTGGACACACTTTCTGTTACAACTGTGGAGCTTCTGTATCCGGTCACTACTGTACAAACTGCAAGCATTGA